Genomic segment of Alcanivorax borkumensis SK2:
TCATATCGACGGCGGTGTTTGGCACCTCGATGTCGGCTCATCTCATCCTGGGGCTGAAGCCGGTCCCAAGGGTATGGCTGTTCGCCATTTAAAGAGGTACGCGAGCTGGGTTTAGAACGTCGTGAGACAGTTCGGTCCCTATCTGCCGTGGGCGTTGGAGATTTGAGAGGAGCTGCTCCTAGTACGAGAGGACCGGAGTGGACGAACCTCTGGTGTTCCGGTTGTCACGCCAGTGGCATTGCCGGGTAGCTACGTTCGGACGGGATAACCGCTGAAAGCATCTAAGCGGGAAGCCTCCCTCAAGATGAGATCTCCCTGGGAACTTGATTCCCCTGAAGGGCCGTTGAAGACCACAACGTTGATAGGCTGGGTGTGGAAGCGTTGTAAGGCGTGAAGCTAACCAGTACTAATTGCCCGTGAGGCTTGACTATATAACACCAAAGCAGTTACTCGGCTTATCGCCAGGTAACGCAAAGATACGGTGTGAGAGATAACTAACCTTGCAGTTGAATAGCAAACTTCTCGTTACCCAATTTGGCTTTGCCGGTGTGCAGTATTTACCTAGGTAAAACACCGGGAAGGCAACCTATTTGGTCCTCCTGATTTAATCAGGAAAACCAAACCAGATTGCCTGACGACCATAGAGTATTGGAACCACCTGATCCCATGCCGAACTCAGAAGTGAAACAGTACATCGCCGATGGTAGTGTGGGGCTTCCCCATGCGAGAGTAGGTCATCGTCAGGCTCTTAAATACAGAAAAACCCTCGTCGCGTCAGTGGCGGGGGTTTTTTTATTGGCGCCTGTCCGGGCAGCCTAAAATCAAATTATAACTATCGATGCAAGCCCCACCCGAATCACTCAATCGTCACCAGTGCTTTAGGCGCTCCCCAACCGTTCTTGTCACGCTCTGTTTGTAGGCTATCCTCAGCGGAGGGCCCGCATACCTATAGATGCCATTCCTAGCGGGCTTTTATATCCTGCTTCAAACATGCCTTCTCGCGTCGCCCTCGTAGCTTAGCCGGAGCAGTAATGATTACCCTGTAATCACTCTGCCAACATCGCCCGGCATTATTCGCTTACCTTCAATGCCGGGAGTCTTCGTCATGCTGTTGTATATCGCCATTGTTATCTCTGTTCTTGCGTTAGTTATCTATCGCTATCGTAAGCTGATGTACCACTTTCGTGTGGTGGAACGGAGAAAACTTTACCGTAGCGGAACCTTGGGGCCTATCGGTATACGAATCATGCATCGTATTTTGGGCGTTAACACAATTGTTAATCTACGCCTTGAGTCGGAGTACAGTAAAAACGGTTGGTACTTTAAACAGTTGGATTATTGTCGCCGGCATGGAGTGAAGCTTGTGAATATCCCCATGGCGCAGGATACACCGCCAACTGAGGCTCAAATTGTGGCATTTATTGAAGAGTTGGGTCGGGCAGACAGCCGCTGCTTGGTGCATTGTGAGATGGGGGTGATTCGTACAGGGATGATGGTGGTAGCAGTGGCGACTCGCTGTTATGGGGTAACCGAGATGGCGGTATGGCAGCACTTTCCACTATATGGCCACAAACTAGATAGACGGCGACAAAAGGTCCGAGAGTTTATTCAGCTCTGTGGCCGTGCGCACAAGGCTTCAGCCTAACAGTGGACAGCCCTCGGGCAGGTAAAGGCGCAGCGCATTGCGAATGGCTTGAATCTGAAAAGTTGTATTCTGAATTGGTTCACCATCCAGGTTCAGGTTCATGGGCGTTGGAGTTTCAATTTTCATTTCGCTAAGTCGGGTACGAACAAAAAGCCCTTCTTGGTCGGGATCTTGTCGCGCTTCACTGTCGAACAGCTCTTTCACTCCAGCGAGTAGATCCATGTCTGCGGGCAGGATGGCGACATCGAAGAGCCCATCGTTGACCAGGGCGTCTGGACACAGGCGTTGCCCACCTCCGGCTTGCCGGCCATTGCCTAGGCCGAGAGCCAGAAAATCACCTTCCCATTCAAAATCCTCTCCTTTGAAGTGACCTTTGGCGGATTCAATTTCCGAAAACCGAGTTAGGCCGGTAAGCAAGTAGGCTGCACCGCCAAGCATTTTTTTCAACTCTTCGGACGTTTGTGTGGTGACCTCTGTGCCGAAACCGCCGGTGGCCATGTTGAGAAAATAATGGTTATTTACTCGGATTACATCACACGGCTGAGCAGGCCTATTAAGCAATGACAAGGCGTCGGCGGGCTCCTCCGAAACTTCTGCAGCCGTGGCAAAGTCGTTGGCCGTGCCGAGCGGGATAATCGCTAGTTCCAGTTCGCTATTACCGTTTTCCATCAGTGCTTGGGTGATGTCACGTACCGAGCCGTCTCCGCCGCCGGCAATAATCGTTTTGAAGCCGTTATCGAGCGCTTCGCGGACATAGCGTTCCGCGTCGCCCCCCTCCCACGTTACGCGGACGGCTAACTCATGGCCCTGGTTACGCCAGTCAATGACCGCATTGCGAACGGACTGGTTGTCGGCCTGCTTGCCGTGAAGGATAAGTAAGGCTTTCTTGCTCATGGGGAGAACTCTGTCGTTGACTGGTGCCATAGAATAAAGCATGCGGCTGCTTTGATGCAGGACCAGGATAAGTAAGTTAACAATCCTTGATGGTTAGCGATTGTTTGCTATTTGATGTGTCTATCGATGCTATTTATCAAGAGCTTTATGCTATGCGAATGGAGTGAGGCATGATGGGCTTCAATTGGAGGGTATGTCATGACTAAGACAATTAGTTTCGGAGTAATGCATATTTCAGTGGCGTTCTTGGTCGTTTGGGCCATGACAGGTGACTGGCGTATTGGTGGTTTGACGGCTTTGGTTGAGCCTTGTGTGAATACCGTGGCCTACCACTTTCATGAAAAAATCTGGAAGACTAACAAGAAGGCTGACCCTGCCCCGGTGAGCGGAGCGATTATGGTTTAGGATAAACTCAATGTTTACTCTGCTAGGGCCGTTAGTTAAGCTACCGAAGGCTATAGATTTTAAGGGGCGTCACGTGCAGAGACCAAGCAGCGACATAGATGCGATTCGCCAGGTGGTGAATCAAGTGTTGGAAGTTCATGCCCTCGAAGAAGGAGGGCAGCGCTCTCAGGCTCGGGCTGAAATTCTGATTCACTCAATGCAGGTGTTTGCTATTCGTGGGCTCCAGCGAACCACGGTACAGCATTTGTTAGATGCCTCTAATGTATCTCGACGCACGTTCTACAAATACTTTCGCAACAAGATGGATGTGCTGGAAAGCATCTATCGTATCTTTGTGGATAATATGATGCTGCATTTTCACAGAGAGGTGAAGCAGGCCTCATCTGTGAACGATATCATTCGTAATACCACTAAGGTTTATTTTGATCACCATGTGAGTATGGGCCCGGTAATCAAGTTGATGATGGAGGAGGCTCGCTCTTCTGATTCAGCTCTGGCGCCTCACCGCATCCGTGCCCAAACCTTGGCATCTGAAGTCCTAGCTGTTCAGATTAACCGTTATACGGGGAAGGATTACGAGCCGTTAGTTTTCCTGACAGTGTTGTGGATGTTAGAGAACTACTCACTCTATATTTTCGACGATGGCGGCTTTTCCCAGCAGCGACTGGACCTGTGCTTGCGGGTCGCGGTGGGTGTGACTGAATCCTTGGTGCTGGGAAAGGCTGCGCCAAGCATGTTGGAGCGCCCCGCGTAGTAAGACTCCGGTTGGATTGGTTCAATGCTCCGGCTTGAGAAACTTCAGTGTCATCCGGTCACTTTCCCCGATTGCTTCATAGGTTTCCCTGTCCTTGTCGCCGAGTCGTAGAGTGGGGGGAAGTGTCCAGACTCCGGCAGGGTGGTTGATCTGATCCTTCGGGTTGGCATTGATCTCTGATCGATCCACCAGTGTAAAACCGGCCTTCTCGGCAAGGGCGATGACATACCCCTCGCTCATATATCCCGTTTCGATTTGCCTTTCCAGTGGGCGTACTTCTGGTGCCCGATGTTCCACTACGCCCAGCACTCCGCCCGGCTTGAGAGCCTTGTAAAAGCTTTTGAAGGCGGCTTCCCCCTTGCCGGATTTTGCCCAGTTATGCACGTTGCGGAAAGTGAGAACCCGGTCGACTGTGCCTGCTGGGGCAATGTCATTGTAGACAGGGGGATAAAGGTGGGTAATGCGAACCTTGTTGTAAATCTCGTCCTGCTTGGCCAGGCGGGTTTTAAACTGGATCAGTGAACGTTGGTAAAACGGGATGTTGCTATCCGGCGGAAATTGGGCAGCATAATAAGTGCCATTGTCGCGCAGATAAGGCGCCAGAATGGCGGTATACCACCCCTTTGAGCCAGGCCAGATTTCCACCACGGCCATGTCGGCTTCTACGTTGAAAAAGCGAAGGGTCTTGGCCGGGTGGCGGTAAGAGTCACGGGCCTTTTCCGCTGACGTGCGGTGGGGAGCGTCAAGAGTATCGTCCAAGCTGTCGGCCTGGGTGTATGCAACGCATAGCGGGGAAAAAGCCAGAACCGCAGCTAGAACAAACGTGATGCGCATGATTTCTCCTATGATGTCACGGGTCAACACGCGTTCCTGTGATCTGCGGTTTGTTATTCGAAGCTCCTCTCTGCTGTGAGTGTTCGCTCACGGTAGGTGGCTCCGGCCATCCAGTTCACTATTATCAGCATCGTATCGCGAGTGGGCAGAGCAACGAAATAGCCTTCTTTATAACGTTCGCTTAAAAAACATCGGCAAAGGGTGCGTTTGGTTCCATAAACTAGGTGCTGGCGCAGGTTCGTCGGCCGCGCCAAGGGCAGGCAATACTATACTGATTAGCTCAGAGGGAGGGCGCGCAGCTGGTCTTCGGTTCCCTTCTACGAGCGGTAGCGGTAGTGCTTCCTAGGAGGCAAGCAGCGTATAGATGGTGGTTTTGTCTAGATCGGCTCGATTGCGATGGTATCCACTTCCGCCCTGCGGAAGCCTTCGCTGGCGAAGGCTTCCTGTGCGCAGGTGAGAAGAAGATGCAGCGTAATCGCCATAATGGCGGGCTTTACAGGTACTTGATTTTTTCCAGCTGCTCTTCAAGCTTGGCCAGTTGTGAACGATAGTCGTCCAGTTTGGCTTTTTCCTTGTCTACCACGGCCTGTGGCGCTTTATCGACAAACTTAGGATTCTTTAATTTACCTTCGGCGCGGCCCACTTCCTTGCGTAGTTTCTCGATTTCCTTAGAAAGACGCTCGATCTCTGCTTCCTTGTCGATCAGCCCGGCCATGGGGACCAAAATTTCCATGTCGCCGACTAGGGCGGTGGCAGAGGCGGGGGCGGAATCCTCTGCGGTCAGCCAGGTAATGGATTCCAGTTTGGCCAGTTTGCAGAGGAAGACTCGGTTGGCGTCCAGCAGGGCCTTGTCGGAGTCTTTACCATTATGCAGATAAATCGGCAGTGCCTTGCC
This window contains:
- a CDS encoding fused DSP-PTPase phosphatase/NAD kinase-like protein, whose product is MLLYIAIVISVLALVIYRYRKLMYHFRVVERRKLYRSGTLGPIGIRIMHRILGVNTIVNLRLESEYSKNGWYFKQLDYCRRHGVKLVNIPMAQDTPPTEAQIVAFIEELGRADSRCLVHCEMGVIRTGMMVVAVATRCYGVTEMAVWQHFPLYGHKLDRRRQKVREFIQLCGRAHKASA
- a CDS encoding DUF2061 domain-containing protein — encoded protein: MTKTISFGVMHISVAFLVVWAMTGDWRIGGLTALVEPCVNTVAYHFHEKIWKTNKKADPAPVSGAIMV
- a CDS encoding class I SAM-dependent methyltransferase, with the protein product MRITFVLAAVLAFSPLCVAYTQADSLDDTLDAPHRTSAEKARDSYRHPAKTLRFFNVEADMAVVEIWPGSKGWYTAILAPYLRDNGTYYAAQFPPDSNIPFYQRSLIQFKTRLAKQDEIYNKVRITHLYPPVYNDIAPAGTVDRVLTFRNVHNWAKSGKGEAAFKSFYKALKPGGVLGVVEHRAPEVRPLERQIETGYMSEGYVIALAEKAGFTLVDRSEINANPKDQINHPAGVWTLPPTLRLGDKDRETYEAIGESDRMTLKFLKPEH
- the yegS gene encoding lipid kinase YegS, which encodes MSKKALLILHGKQADNQSVRNAVIDWRNQGHELAVRVTWEGGDAERYVREALDNGFKTIIAGGGDGSVRDITQALMENGNSELELAIIPLGTANDFATAAEVSEEPADALSLLNRPAQPCDVIRVNNHYFLNMATGGFGTEVTTQTSEELKKMLGGAAYLLTGLTRFSEIESAKGHFKGEDFEWEGDFLALGLGNGRQAGGGQRLCPDALVNDGLFDVAILPADMDLLAGVKELFDSEARQDPDQEGLFVRTRLSEMKIETPTPMNLNLDGEPIQNTTFQIQAIRNALRLYLPEGCPLLG
- a CDS encoding TetR/AcrR family transcriptional regulator, coding for MQRPSSDIDAIRQVVNQVLEVHALEEGGQRSQARAEILIHSMQVFAIRGLQRTTVQHLLDASNVSRRTFYKYFRNKMDVLESIYRIFVDNMMLHFHREVKQASSVNDIIRNTTKVYFDHHVSMGPVIKLMMEEARSSDSALAPHRIRAQTLASEVLAVQINRYTGKDYEPLVFLTVLWMLENYSLYIFDDGGFSQQRLDLCLRVAVGVTESLVLGKAAPSMLERPA